The DNA window TAGTGGTTAATTAAATGTGCCTATTTTTAGCGTCGGTAAAGTGACCAATAACGATGATATTTCCCGTTGTCTTTCCTCATTTTACTAGTATGACCCTCACGGGTTGGCAAGGCTGCCTAGTTGAACCGTTGACTCACTAATCGGTGGCTGATGTCGGACGTCTATGGTTGTTGGCCTCCGCCCATGGTTGTGCATGTTAGTTGTCGCTGATTTTTTTAGGccgtatattttttttcaaacttaaacactGTTAGTTCTATGTTTCATTTCTAAtatagtttatctatttaataaaatatgtataccacttaagtttattttaaaatggttagagtttaattattttgtaaacagATATATGTTAcgtaatttcaaaataattatttgtctcAATTCCGTACAATGAAtccgaataaaaatatttctttaaatcaTTTGTTagcttaaaattatttattatggtGTAGAAATGAGTgtataaatatatctaaaaatgtattaaaaattattatttttatacactttaaaaaaagttacatctaattcaataaatatttaaaaaattaaacagatatatataaaaaataaaaatatttttttaaatcatttgttagcttaaaattatttattatggtATAAAAATGAGTGTATACAAATATatctaaaaatgtattaaaaattattatttttatacactttaaaaaaaaaagttacatctaattcaataaatatttaaaaaattaaacagatatatataaaaaaaattaccttttATTTGTGTATTctgaaaatttattaaaacaatgattattataattcaattaatcttttaaattaaatacaaataaacttactttttctactttttcaaaagtttaaatatattatatttccaTTCCCAATCCCAAtgatatacatatatattattataatataggattagttgaatatataattctatttaaatAGAGAAAGGTAGTTAATTTGTGTTGAATTGTGTCATTAAGGTAGATCATGGCTATTTTGAATCCAAGGTCCAATGTGATCCTAGTCTTAGTAATGACGATAATAATAATGGTTACAATTAGAGTAAAAGCAAAAAACAGTCTTCCCATGTCTTCCTATAATCGTACTAATTTTCCCAGTAATTTTATCTTTGGAACTGCTACCTCATCTTATCAGGTAACgagaatttaataatttaaatttttttatcataattttataaatatttataaaggaAAATTAATCAATGAGATGATTTTATCATCTCCACGTGTTTGATTAATTGTAGACCGAAGGTGGCGCAAAGGAGGATGGAAAAGGTCCAAACATATACGATATTTTTACACATAAGTTCCCAGGTCTCTTTACATGTACTTTctataattaattcttaataagtCAATggttatttattgaaaataattgattatatataatttataataatgaagaGAAAGTTCTGGATAGAAGCACTGGAGACGTTGCTGATGACTTTTATCATCGCTACAAGGTACATatcatccatatatatatatttgaaaataatttttggagTTGGATATGAAGATtagtatgaatttatatttaaaaagtatttgaaaataatttttggagTTGGATATGAAGATTAGTATGaattcagataaaaaaaaaaatcaattctttGTAAATATACTTTAAGGACTTGTTTGAAATGTTGTCACTTGTAATATGTAAAATGgaatagtctaatgaatttttattaaaacttcaTCTTGTTTAGTATGTGGTATAGATTATAACCTTTGTATATTGttccaaaattttcaataatattatattgaaacttgctaaataagaaaaaaaataatggaaattaataaaaggattaatatattatattatatatatatatatatatataattattaattatttgttttcttgATTTGGTTAGAATTCTCGTCCagtcaaaaataattagaaccCATTATATAAGTTTGGGGATTATTTTTAtgtgatttgtttttaaaataataatgtttggtgaaattgaataaattatttttttattaaatgatccaaatattcttaataatactttaaaaaacATGGACATTAAACAACCAAAATATCATGGTTATTACTTATATTTTGGTAGTAAATATCATttacaagttcaaaatataataattaagccATTgcccaaaaaaaaattcttgtgtcatttaaaaaaaagagtaaaaaaatatttaataaaaaataagtattaacaaaattaatatgatctgaaaattggtcaaaatattacttttttactttttgcatagctattttattaatttataaattgataattattttgacaatttttaaaaagcaaataaataaatgaaattgtgatataaataacaaaaattataaattaataggaGGAGTGATTATGAATTATGATAGAAATGAAAAGTGAATGATGATGGTTGGAAAAAAAGATAGAGAGTTAGGAGagaattaaagaaaaagaaaattgattattttttttaactatttttttttcgtTCCCTCCTCCAAATTTCTTCTCCCTATcatttatacatattaatattttgaatgatttttaagtAATGTGGTTAATGCCTCAATACAGTATCTACGCTTTTATATATTctagtaatttatttaatatttaaaaactattataaaatgtatttagtATATCGGTTTAATTAGAAACATATATATGTTCTATTAAGTATAAAGTTTTAGAAtctttttcaaacaaaaatttgaaagaataaaGTTATAGCCCAGCTTTAACCtctaagatatttttaaataaaccaaacactagtgtttttgtttattaagcAGGActattgtaaaaattaaaataatttgtaatatgAATGTGATTGAATTCATTAATGAAGGAAGATGTGGGACTCATGAAGAACATTGGAATGGATGCTTTCAGATTTTCTATCTCATGGGCTAGAATATTACCTAGTAAGCTTAATTAATTTCatcaaatatcatatttaatatctttaattaaattataaatctcTTTAAACACTAATAAAAAGGTGAAAGATcgtaattatttagaaaataatttgaataaaaatctaaaataaatctATACGTTAATTTGGTCCAATTATTGTGGGCTCTAAAGAAAAATAGACATTTTTAtgtgaattttaatattttctatatcTAAATTGTCAATTAGGAGGCAATCTCAGTGGAGGAATAAACAAGGCTGGCATAAAATTCTACAACAACCTCATCAACCAACTTCTATCTAAGGGTTAATACAATTTCAtcttaattataacatttattaattttattcccttttaaaattaaattaataaaattgtatattttcttaattgggCATACAGGAATCCAGCCCTATGTAACAATCTTTCATTGGGATCTTCCCCAAGCTCTCGAAGATGAATATGGCGGCTTTCTTAGCCCTCGTATTGTGTAAAGTTTTGAACTCATTATCTTACAAACAAATTAGtgtattaatttaactttttatgtgTTGATTGATGTAGCGACGATTTTAAGGATTTTGCGGAGTTATGCTTCAAAGAGTTTGGAGATAGGGTTAAGTATTGGATAACGATGAATGAGCCGTGGTCTTACAGTATTGGCGGTTACAATACAGGTCATATCGCGCCTGGACGTTGCTCTGCATGGATGAACGCGGGTTGTCCAGCTGGCGACTCTGGCACCGAGCCTTATATTGTTTCTCATAATCTCATCATTTCTCATGCAGCCGCAGTCAAAGTTTATAAGGACAAATATCAGGTACACATTATGGCCCAACTCTTAGTTCAAGATTCATAGAGGTTGAGTtaacttgatttttatttttc is part of the Impatiens glandulifera chromosome 1, dImpGla2.1, whole genome shotgun sequence genome and encodes:
- the LOC124922783 gene encoding beta-glucosidase 12-like, which produces MTIIIMVTIRVKAKNSLPMSSYNRTNFPSNFIFGTATSSYQTEGGAKEDGKGPNIYDIFTHKFPEKVLDRSTGDVADDFYHRYKEDVGLMKNIGMDAFRFSISWARILPRGNLSGGINKAGIKFYNNLINQLLSKGIQPYVTIFHWDLPQALEDEYGGFLSPRIVDDFKDFAELCFKEFGDRVKYWITMNEPWSYSIGGYNTGHIAPGRCSAWMNAGCPAGDSGTEPYIVSHNLIISHAAAVKVYKDKYQGYQKGQIGITLLCYWAHPFSKTKDDKEAAQRAIDFNYGWFIDPIVYGEYPEIMRELVGKRLPKFTEKQVKLIKGSYDFVGLNYYSTNYAISVPSANSVNLSYITDAQVNFTTIRNGVALGKPTGMPGVYSYPKGLTELLVYTKEKYNDPIIYITENGMGDQNNLTTEEGIKDNQRVSFYYLHLLAVENAIKVGVNVKGYFCWSLIDNFEWKFGYAVRFGLVYVDYKDDLKRYLKYSARWFKMFLNK